The Ipomoea triloba cultivar NCNSP0323 chromosome 14, ASM357664v1 region aaaataaaaaaagttacatgtttatttttgaggtattgatttttttatttgtaattattttatgaaGTTTCCTTATGAAGTCACGTAGCTAACCTTACTTTTTTAGCCCACAAGTTTCGAAGAATGTTTCATTCTTTGCCTCCATTGTGTAAAGACCAGGTAAAACACAATGCAATTTCATTTTAACTTTAAGAATCATGTACGAACATGAGAAACACCTTtaaacataaattattatttaattataacttagatctaaaaatataaattagctattaaaaagaattttaaaatgtttacaaTCTCGTAAAATATTACTGCAACAGTATATGACAGagtcataaatttataaatagttaataaatattaaaagatacggagtaaaattgaaagaaaaaatagttttttatttGATGTCCTTTtcactaatttttaaaataaaaaattatgattaatAAAAAAGTGTGGAGTCAATATTTATCGAGACTCGTTGGATATTATATGCACCCGACACCCCGCACACGTTTTTTACTCTTGAatcataataaatgaataaattaaaataataaaataataaaataaagagaaaaagtcTAAACGAGAGTACGAGACGCCCGTGATGACGATGGACCCAATCTCCAAAGCATTCCCACACCCACGCGCCTCCGTCGTTatcacactttctctctctaactcctctccctttctctctctatctttttCCCATTCTCTCTCTACTTTCTCTCTCCGTCTTGTCTGCACTATATAATCCTTCCCAATCTTGCCCCTCTCCTCACCCTCAAACtgctttttctctctcttgtgTACGAAACCGCAAACTCTAAGAAAATCAATCGATTCTGTTTCGCgttttttaggtttttttttttttaatatggagGAAGTGGCTTGCAAGAAGCGAGTTCGAGTCGACTCGGACGAGTTGGGGATCGACTCGCCGGAGGTGAAGAGACTCAGGGAGGATCTGTTGGATGACCTAGATGAATTCGAGCTCTGCACGGCGGAGCAGGATCTGGATTCCTTCATGAAGAGCTTCGAGGAGGAGATTACGGCGTCGCCGCCGCCggccgcggcggcggcggtggttgATTTGACGTCGGAGTCCGGCGAGTCTCAGCCGGATCTCGGATACCTATTGGAAGCCTCGGACGACGAGCTTGGCCTTCCGCCGGCTACGGCGTCGCCGCCGGCGGAGGAAGCGGAGAAGCCGGAGTTGATCCGCGTTTCCTCTGACTCGGCCGAACTCACCGGCGATTTGTGGTGCCTGGATGACCATATCGCGAGTTATGACTCGTACGAGTTTGGAATCGTCGACTCGGAGAACTATAACATCAACGGCGGTGAATACGCTGCGCTGGATGGGTTATTTGACCATTCGGATCTTGCTTACGGGTCGGGTGATTATCTGTGGAGACCCGAGACCTTACCGGCAAATTAGAAGTTTAGATAGGAATAGAAAATgtaaatcttttttttaaattacttttattattattttattttattaaatcagAAGCGGAGAAAAAGAGTATACTTAAttactggaaaaaaaaattgaaaataccgATGCTAAAAGGGATGGTTTTAGCCTATGCTTGTCGGTGCCTAGTCTCAATTttgaacatttaatttaattttacagAAATATCTACCATTTCCATTTTacgaatttaaaaaaaaaaaaaaccgagaCTACATAAATCTAGAAAAAATGACATCCAACGACCAACGTTATCAAAAAGCAAAGGACGAAGTCTCTCGGGAGGCTTCTAGAACACACAACTCCCAAGTCCCAACCATAAGCAAGGCAACAATTGTGAACTTGATATAAAAATTgtgtacttttttttgaaaaaaaattgtatatttttagttaatatattttgtaaagcaTTTGCAGTTAATAAGTTTAGAATGTattaactataaatatataatttggaaGTTATTTTTGAATCAAGATCTACACTACTCTGAtctatgatataattttttttatgattctTTATTGGTTAGTTACAAGACGCTACCTAAGTTAGTTTACCTTGCTGTGGTTCTTTGTtggttagggtcacaagacaaCTTAAGTGAGTTTATCTCTTTAAGATTTTTTATCGGTTAGGTTATAAGACAACCTTAAGTTAGTTTACTTCTTTATAGTTCTTTGTTTGATGTTAgagttataaaataaatttatcaagtGTACGTAATTGCAAATTTTTTTCATCACAACAAGTAAAGGAGAAAGTCTCCTAGGCAACTCTTCTAGAACATACCATTTCAAACAATTGAATTTGATTCTTCATGGTCTAAGAGTGAGTTATGGGGTTCAAGTCTGAActtatgaaattcaaaatacataataatggAGTCTAAGATCTGATGAAAttagaaaatttgaattaaaagaaaaaaaaaacatacacacacaatTGAATTTGACACAAGCAACAAGCCAGTCCACACAAAAGAAACATAAATATAGGATATTTTTATAATGGAATATCAATGGTATTTGGTACAAGGCCGTCAGGCCGGTATActttctttataaatatatatatatagttcttcattattttattagcACATATATATTAGATCCAAtatgttttgaaattttaatttaaatccacaataatttagatatttaaatgTCAGTATATGTGTGCCATCTTAAAATATAGATGCAACCCTAGCCAAGCTCATCTTAGCCTTTtcatgattaattattttctagTTTGAAAAAGATATCAAACatacatttattaaaaaaatctgcaataatatttataaaaaaatgtaccaCAAATTTATCTTATAATGTTCATCCAAAATCtgcaataatatttaaaaaaaaatgtaccacAAATTTATCTTATAATGTTCATCATAAAAAGGAATAAGGTCGAAGATTTGACTCTTATATGTGTGTGTCATGTTAAAATGCATATGGGTGTAACCCTAGTCAGACTTTTCTTGGATAACCTTGTAAGGTGTAGGGATGCCAACAAAAGAATCACGACTGgttacattttgaaaattgaagggcCATAGGTGGTGAGCTTGACCACGAatgataataatttgaaagtcgaatTGAAGGACCACAATGgtcaatttgaatgtttatgACTAAACGTGACCAAATCACTATACACGGAGGATTTCACATTCTAGCCGACTCTAGCCCTAACGGCTCAAAGCAACCAAAATCAACCATCACTAAATATGATAGGGTGCTCGAGTCGAGCACATCTTATCTCTATATGACTATTCTCATGGAAGATCTAAAATAATACCGACTATGTAATGTATTGTTCTCGTAGATTATTAATATCTTAACCCTCTACTTCATTTGCATATGCGTGCCGAAACATAAAAAGCATCcctattcttgtcttttttatttgttacttGGGTATAGTGGGGTCCTGTGAGTTTAAGATTAGTTCGACAAAATTAATATCAccaaagtataaaaataaaaataaaaagcatcACTATTCTGGTCTTTTTATTTGTTActtgtaaattaaataattttactacAAATCATTTAGATTGAATCATGTCACTTGAAACATGTtagaatttaattaatatatgtaatattatCCAAAAGAAAGATTAAAGTCCACATAAAATCTGAGAGTAGCAAATGGAATTTTGGCGTCAATGACATAAAAATATAGACTGATTCAGCATACCCATTTCAAGCACTATTCTTAGTCCACACCACTATGCgcaattcaaaattaaatacaaaaatgaaGTAAATTTCTCCGAAAGGGATTTTCAAGTGGGTAAAACATGACTCTTATATCTAAAACTGGtattgtgtgaaaccgtctcatatgagatgtgtaatactttttaattaaaatataatattttctatatatccatgaaaaaaatatttcctcTGTGTCATTTCatctgtcatatttactatttatttgtcaaaccaactatttccTCTTtgtattgtcaaaaaaaaaaagaaaactatttcCTCTTTGTATGTTTTCTTTGGTATTTTTACTtactttttgtgtgtttaataatacttttagtgtagtttctaaacatataaattttgtgTACTAATACTAGacatattattatgaaaaaatagattaaaagtaatttcaatcaattttcgTTAATCgaattagacacataaaatgagacggaaaaaatatattttaattgaaaaaaaaaatttcacatatCTTACGTGAGAGTGGATTGGAACTTTTCCAAGGATGGACTCCAAGACAATTCTAGTTATAAGTTGAATTGGCCCGATGCAATGCATTTGCATCACACATTTCAATAATACATAAATGAATCTACAaacattattaaattttgaaaagactaaaagaattgaaagtaaaaattaaaaattgaagacTTGACTTCCAATATCAACTtcatttgattttgacaagAATGAGGGAGGgagaaggaaagaaaaaaatatatatatatatatatatatatatatatatatatatatatatatatatatatatatatatattaccattaTGAAAAAAACACCATAatgaaaaaaacaaagagaaaattgggaagaaaatacatatattatttattatttttttttattattttgatttaccGGAAAGCCCGTAATTGGTTAGTTGCTATTTGAAGGTGTCTAAGTGAAGTACCAATTCTTATACCATATACCCTGGTCAATATTGCATTATgaaccctgatacaaaaattatgtacctttaatcaacacattttgtacttacagttaacagtttttgtgcatgtaaacaaataacttgataattgttgacacataatatgataactacaggTACAAAAACTTTCAACTGCAAATACAGAATATGTcaactataaatacataatctgaatgttatttttggaccagtgtctacaatgtaaggtagaccatagtacatggtataatttgccatgaaGTACACCTTATGATTATAGCTCGCAAAGAAccacaatgagataaaccaattgaaaaaataaataaattatatattaaaattttgattactTATTTATCAAGAAATTGGGTGAAAATCACATTGAGATCTAAGTGAGCCAATATCAAACATTGAGCATCAAATTAACATACTACAACATTTAGGATCAAACTGaaatttagttaaaattttgaaacaaaaacGAAATTATTCTACATAAAAACTTTCCTTTTATTCCACAATCATGAAGTTCAATTGAAGCCCATAACACAATCTTAGAGTTCAACCTAAAGCCCATTACATCGATGGGCCTAGACAAAgtccaaatttaatttttttaggcCCATCtgtaaattgcattttttttataacaatacaatataatttcttCAATAATTTGAAGTGTATCCGGTCTGGAAactaaataatagaataatattttttatttacttaattttaattttctaaattaaacATGCTAAAGTTAATGTCTTGATTGTTAACTATTGGTTTGATCACAAAATCAACATTGATCTTAAgattttataatttctttacTACTTTTCTCTATCTACTCTTGGAGTCTTGGTAGAGAATAAAACAATGACAAGcctttccttcaaaaaaaaaaacaatgacaaGCCTTCATACCTTGCTGAAAATGTGTCTTGCTACTTGATCATCTAATAAGGCTTTTGTTGACTTTAAAATCCTTTGTCAATTGACCGCCACTATGGGCTCATGCGAAAAAGATTGTGTAATTCTTAAAGGCCCAATGATATTTAGAAATACCTCTTTGACATCTCTCATGAAAAAAAGGAGCAAAATTAGCACTTAAAAGGcgaattatataattatcttATAAGCCAAAGATCTTGTAGTCTAGTGTC contains the following coding sequences:
- the LOC116003686 gene encoding uncharacterized protein LOC116003686, which codes for MEEVACKKRVRVDSDELGIDSPEVKRLREDLLDDLDEFELCTAEQDLDSFMKSFEEEITASPPPAAAAAVVDLTSESGESQPDLGYLLEASDDELGLPPATASPPAEEAEKPELIRVSSDSAELTGDLWCLDDHIASYDSYEFGIVDSENYNINGGEYAALDGLFDHSDLAYGSGDYLWRPETLPAN